A genomic segment from Osmerus mordax isolate fOsmMor3 chromosome 5, fOsmMor3.pri, whole genome shotgun sequence encodes:
- the zmiz1a gene encoding zinc finger MIZ domain-containing protein 1a isoform X3 translates to MNTLPSMDRHIQQTNDRLLCIKQHLQNPANFHTAATELLDWCGDPRAFQRPFEQSLMGCLTVVSRVAAQQGYDLDLGYRLLAVCAANRDKFTPKSAALLSSWCEELGRLLLLRHQKNRQNEPQGKVPMQPSMNSMKPGLTHSDGSFPYDSVPWQQNTNQPPGSLSVVTTVWGVTNTSQSQVLGNPMANSNNPMNPGANPMGSGMSGSGGGLSSPQFSGQQQQFPSKGGSSQAYMQQGMYGRPGYPGGGGYSGSYSGGPNAPPGGMGMPPHSRTPADFTQPAAAAAAAAVAAAAATATATATATVAAMQETQNKDMNQYGQMCSSFQMGPAQAYNSQFMNQPGPRGPPGGMNPASMGSPMNNPNMSGPPMGMNQTRAPGMGHFGSHGQRMPQQGYPSGPRQGIPMQGMKRPYPGEPNYGGQQYGPNGQFPPQQGPYPSSNPPRPMSSPNYPGQRMPGQQVQGQYGPGMTMGQYYKQEQFNGQNSNFSGAGYSYNQGNGPPRPGTYPHSPVPGNPTPPMTPGSGIPPYLSPNQDVKPPFPPDMKPNMAALPPPPPTNPNEELRLTFPVRDGVVLEPFRLEHNLAVSNHVFHLRPSVHQTLMWRSDLELQFKCYHHEDRQMNTNWPASVQVSVNATPLTIERGDNKTSHKPLHLKHVCQPGRNTIQITVTACCCSHLFVLQLVHRPSVRSVLQGLLKKRLLPAEHCITKIKRNFSSVVASSGNTTLNGEDGVEQTAIKVSLKCPITFRRIQLPARGHDCKHVQCFDLESYLQLNCERGTWRCPVCNKTALLEGLEVDQYMWGILNAIQKYVSMLNPHSEFEEVTIDPTCSWRPVPIKSDVHIKEDPDGPLAKRFKTMSPSQMTMPNVMEMIAQLGPGPAPYPPHPAQLGGGNGGEYPGPGNSYHGHGNFDFPHCNPSGGAGGGGGGGGAPPMNDFMHGPQLSHPPDGPRGLMSQDKTLNHGMPDSMCHPDQSHSSMQQSLHAPSHPGNQSAQSLHHSGQSGHSLHHSGHSSQPSRQAPPQPQQQPSQNSHPHGDLNFNPSSGVDGQMGGQGPQDMPEPSLDLLPELANPDELLSYLDPPDLPTNSNDDLLSLFENN, encoded by the exons CCCTGCTGTCGTCGTGGTGTGAGGAGCTGGGCCGTCTTCTTCTGCTGCGTCACCAGAAGAACAGACAGAACGAACCGCAGGGCAAAGTCCCCATGCAGCCCAGCATGAACAGCATGAAACCAGGCCTCACgcacag CGATGGCTCCTTTCCCTACGACTCGGTTCCCTGGCAACAGAACACCAACCAGCCCCCTGGGTCGTTGTCCGTGGTTACGACAGTGTGGGGTGTGACTAACACGTCACAGAGTCAG GTACTAGGCAACCCTATGGCAAACAGCAACAACCCAATGAACCCTGGAGCGAACCCCATGGGCTCGGGTATGTCGGGCAGCGGAGGGGGGCTCAGCTCCCCCCAGTTCAgcgggcagcagcagcagttccCCTCCAAGGGGGGCTCCAGTCAGGCCTACATGCAGCAGGGCATGTATGGCAGACCTGGctaccctggaggagggggctaCAGCGGCAG TTACTCTGGGGGTCCCAACGCCCCTCCAGGAGGGATGGGTATGCCCCCCCACAGCCGCACCCCTGCTGACTTCACCCAACCAGCAGCGGCTGCCGCCGCTGCCGCCgttgccgccgccgccgccacgGCTACAGCCACGGCAACCGCCACCGTGGCAGCCATGCAAGAGACCCAGAACAAGGACATGAACCAATATGGACAG ATGTGTTCGTCGTTCCAGATGGGGCCAGCCCAGGCTTACAACAGCCAGTTTATGAACCAGCCGGGACCAAGAGGCCCCCCTGGGGGAATGAACCCAGCCAGCATGGGCTCTCCCATGAACAACCCCAACATGAGTGGGCCTCCCATGGGCATGAACCAAACTCGAGCCCCAGGCATGGGGCATTTCGGCAGCCACGGGCAAAGGATGCCCCAGCAAGGCTATCCCAGTGGGCCCAGACAGGGCATACCTATGCAAGGCATGAAGAGGCCCTACCCTGGAGAG CCAAACTATGGGGGTCAGCAGTACGGGCCCAACGGTCAGTTCCCTCCACAGCAAGGGCCCTACCCCTCATCTAACCCCCCCAGACCGATGTCCTCACCAAACTACCCCGGGCAGAGGATGCCAGGGCAGCAGGTCCAAGGGCAGTATGGTCCTGGCATGACCATGGGTCAATACTATAAG CAGGAGCAGTTTAATGGCCAGAACAGCAACTTCTCTGGTGCTGGATACTCCTACAACCAAGGCAATGGG cccCCCAGGCCTGGGACCTACCCCCACTCTCCCGTCCCGGGGAACCCTACACCACCCATGACCCCAGGAAGTGGCATCCCTCCATACCTGTCCCCCAACCAGGACGTCAAACCCCCgtttcctccagacatgaaACCAAATATGGCtgcactgccccctcctccaccaa CCAACCCAAACGAGGAGCTGCGGCTGACCTTCCCGGTCCGCGACGGAGTGGTGTTGGAGCCCTTCCGTCTGGAGCACAACCTGGCCGTCAGCAACCACGTCTTCCACCTGCGTCCGTCCGTTCACCAGACTCTCATGTGGAG GTCAGACTTGGAACTACAGTTCAAATGTTACCACCATGAGGACAGGCAGATGAACACTAACTGGCCAGCCTCCGtccag GTCAGCGTCAATGCCACGCCCCTAACCATCGAGAGAGGAGACAACAAGACTTCCCATAAACCCTTGCACCTAAAGCATGTCTGTCAACCTGGTAGAAACACCATCCAGATCACCGTCACTGCCTGCTGCTGC tCCCACCTGTTCGTGCTGCAACTGGTCCACAGGCCGTCCGTCCGGTCggtcctccagggcctgctgAAGAAGAGGCTCCTGCCTGCGGAGCACTGCATCACCAAGA tcaaGAGGAACTTCAGCAGCGTAGTGGCCTCGTCGGGGAACACCACTCTGAACGGGGAGGACGGCGTGGAGCAGACCGCTATAAAAGTCTCGCTCAAGTGTCCAATCACCTTCAGACGCATCCAGCTGCCAGCCAGAGGCCACGACTGTAAACACGTCCAG TGCTTCGACCTGGAGTCCTACCTGCAGCTTAACTGTGAGAGGGGGACCTGGAGGTGTCCTGTATGCAA TAAAACGGCGTTGTtagaggggctggaggtggaccAGTACATGTGGGGCATCCTCAACGCAATCCAGAAGTACGTTTCTATGCTAAACCCTCA TTCAGAGTTTGAGGAAGTCACCATCGACCCCACGTGTAGTTGGCGTCCTGTCCCCATCAAGTCGGACGTCCACATCAAGGAGGACCCCGACGGACCGCTGGCCAAGCGCTTCAAGACCATGAGCCCCAGTCAGATGACCATGCCCAACGTCATGGAGATGATAGCCCAGCTGggccctggccccgccccctaccCACCACACCCTGCTCAGCTCGGCGGGGGCAACGGGGGAGAGTACCCAGGTCCAG GCAATAGTTACCATGGCCACGGGAATTTTGACTTCCCCCACTGTAACCCCtcgggtggggctgggggtggaggaggcggaggtggAGCCCCCCCCATGAATGACTTCATGCATGGACCCCAGCTGTCCCACCCTCCAGATGgccccaggggcctcatgtcCCAGGACAAGACCCTGAACCACGGCATGCCTGACTCG ATGTGTCATCCTGATCAGTCCCATAGTTCCATGCAGCAGAGCTTGCACGCCCCCTCCCACCCCGGCAACCAATCAGCGCAGTCCTTACATCACAGTGGCCAGTCAGGGCATTCGCTTCATCACAGTGGCCACTCATCACAGCCCTCTCGCCAGGCCCCGCCTCAGCCTCAACAGCAGCCCAGCCAGAACAGCCACCCTCACGGCGATCTGAACTTTAACCCCTCCTCAGGGGTGGACGGGCAGATGGGTGGGCAGGGACCGCAAGACATGCCCGAGCCCTCGCTGGAT ctgctcccagagCTGGCCAACCCAGACGAGCTCCTGTCGTACCTGGACCCTCCCGACCTGCCCACCAACAGCAACGACGACCTCCTTTCCCTGTTTGAGAACAATTAA
- the zmiz1a gene encoding zinc finger MIZ domain-containing protein 1a isoform X1 — protein sequence MNTLPSMDRHIQQTNDRLLCIKQHLQNPANFHTAATELLDWCGDPRAFQRPFEQSLMGCLTVVSRVAAQQGYDLDLGYRLLAVCAANRDKFTPKSAALLSSWCEELGRLLLLRHQKNRQNEPQGKVPMQPSMNSMKPGLTHSDGSFPYDSVPWQQNTNQPPGSLSVVTTVWGVTNTSQSQVLGNPMANSNNPMNPGANPMGSGMSGSGGGLSSPQFSGQQQQFPSKGGSSQAYMQQGMYGRPGYPGGGGYSGSYSGGPNAPPGGMGMPPHSRTPADFTQPAAAAAAAAVAAAAATATATATATVAAMQETQNKDMNQYGQMCSSFQMGPAQAYNSQFMNQPGPRGPPGGMNPASMGSPMNNPNMSGPPMGMNQTRAPGMGHFGSHGQRMPQQGYPSGPRQGIPMQGMKRPYPGEPNYGGQQYGPNGQFPPQQGPYPSSNPPRPMSSPNYPGQRMPGQQVQGQYGPGMTMGQYYKQEQFNGQNSNFSGAGYSYNQGNGPPRPGTYPHSPVPGNPTPPMTPGSGIPPYLSPNQDVKPPFPPDMKPNMAALPPPPPNVKRKVDVLSCSPLPANPNEELRLTFPVRDGVVLEPFRLEHNLAVSNHVFHLRPSVHQTLMWRSDLELQFKCYHHEDRQMNTNWPASVQVSVNATPLTIERGDNKTSHKPLHLKHVCQPGRNTIQITVTACCCSHLFVLQLVHRPSVRSVLQGLLKKRLLPAEHCITKIKRNFSSVVASSGNTTLNGEDGVEQTAIKVSLKCPITFRRIQLPARGHDCKHVQCFDLESYLQLNCERGTWRCPVCNKTALLEGLEVDQYMWGILNAIQKYVSMLNPHSEFEEVTIDPTCSWRPVPIKSDVHIKEDPDGPLAKRFKTMSPSQMTMPNVMEMIAQLGPGPAPYPPHPAQLGGGNGGEYPGPGNSYHGHGNFDFPHCNPSGGAGGGGGGGGAPPMNDFMHGPQLSHPPDGPRGLMSQDKTLNHGMPDSMCHPDQSHSSMQQSLHAPSHPGNQSAQSLHHSGQSGHSLHHSGHSSQPSRQAPPQPQQQPSQNSHPHGDLNFNPSSGVDGQMGGQGPQDMPEPSLDLLPELANPDELLSYLDPPDLPTNSNDDLLSLFENN from the exons CCCTGCTGTCGTCGTGGTGTGAGGAGCTGGGCCGTCTTCTTCTGCTGCGTCACCAGAAGAACAGACAGAACGAACCGCAGGGCAAAGTCCCCATGCAGCCCAGCATGAACAGCATGAAACCAGGCCTCACgcacag CGATGGCTCCTTTCCCTACGACTCGGTTCCCTGGCAACAGAACACCAACCAGCCCCCTGGGTCGTTGTCCGTGGTTACGACAGTGTGGGGTGTGACTAACACGTCACAGAGTCAG GTACTAGGCAACCCTATGGCAAACAGCAACAACCCAATGAACCCTGGAGCGAACCCCATGGGCTCGGGTATGTCGGGCAGCGGAGGGGGGCTCAGCTCCCCCCAGTTCAgcgggcagcagcagcagttccCCTCCAAGGGGGGCTCCAGTCAGGCCTACATGCAGCAGGGCATGTATGGCAGACCTGGctaccctggaggagggggctaCAGCGGCAG TTACTCTGGGGGTCCCAACGCCCCTCCAGGAGGGATGGGTATGCCCCCCCACAGCCGCACCCCTGCTGACTTCACCCAACCAGCAGCGGCTGCCGCCGCTGCCGCCgttgccgccgccgccgccacgGCTACAGCCACGGCAACCGCCACCGTGGCAGCCATGCAAGAGACCCAGAACAAGGACATGAACCAATATGGACAG ATGTGTTCGTCGTTCCAGATGGGGCCAGCCCAGGCTTACAACAGCCAGTTTATGAACCAGCCGGGACCAAGAGGCCCCCCTGGGGGAATGAACCCAGCCAGCATGGGCTCTCCCATGAACAACCCCAACATGAGTGGGCCTCCCATGGGCATGAACCAAACTCGAGCCCCAGGCATGGGGCATTTCGGCAGCCACGGGCAAAGGATGCCCCAGCAAGGCTATCCCAGTGGGCCCAGACAGGGCATACCTATGCAAGGCATGAAGAGGCCCTACCCTGGAGAG CCAAACTATGGGGGTCAGCAGTACGGGCCCAACGGTCAGTTCCCTCCACAGCAAGGGCCCTACCCCTCATCTAACCCCCCCAGACCGATGTCCTCACCAAACTACCCCGGGCAGAGGATGCCAGGGCAGCAGGTCCAAGGGCAGTATGGTCCTGGCATGACCATGGGTCAATACTATAAG CAGGAGCAGTTTAATGGCCAGAACAGCAACTTCTCTGGTGCTGGATACTCCTACAACCAAGGCAATGGG cccCCCAGGCCTGGGACCTACCCCCACTCTCCCGTCCCGGGGAACCCTACACCACCCATGACCCCAGGAAGTGGCATCCCTCCATACCTGTCCCCCAACCAGGACGTCAAACCCCCgtttcctccagacatgaaACCAAATATGGCtgcactgccccctcctccaccaa ATGTGAAAAGGAAAGTTGAcgtcctctcttgctctccgcTCCCAGCCAACCCAAACGAGGAGCTGCGGCTGACCTTCCCGGTCCGCGACGGAGTGGTGTTGGAGCCCTTCCGTCTGGAGCACAACCTGGCCGTCAGCAACCACGTCTTCCACCTGCGTCCGTCCGTTCACCAGACTCTCATGTGGAG GTCAGACTTGGAACTACAGTTCAAATGTTACCACCATGAGGACAGGCAGATGAACACTAACTGGCCAGCCTCCGtccag GTCAGCGTCAATGCCACGCCCCTAACCATCGAGAGAGGAGACAACAAGACTTCCCATAAACCCTTGCACCTAAAGCATGTCTGTCAACCTGGTAGAAACACCATCCAGATCACCGTCACTGCCTGCTGCTGC tCCCACCTGTTCGTGCTGCAACTGGTCCACAGGCCGTCCGTCCGGTCggtcctccagggcctgctgAAGAAGAGGCTCCTGCCTGCGGAGCACTGCATCACCAAGA tcaaGAGGAACTTCAGCAGCGTAGTGGCCTCGTCGGGGAACACCACTCTGAACGGGGAGGACGGCGTGGAGCAGACCGCTATAAAAGTCTCGCTCAAGTGTCCAATCACCTTCAGACGCATCCAGCTGCCAGCCAGAGGCCACGACTGTAAACACGTCCAG TGCTTCGACCTGGAGTCCTACCTGCAGCTTAACTGTGAGAGGGGGACCTGGAGGTGTCCTGTATGCAA TAAAACGGCGTTGTtagaggggctggaggtggaccAGTACATGTGGGGCATCCTCAACGCAATCCAGAAGTACGTTTCTATGCTAAACCCTCA TTCAGAGTTTGAGGAAGTCACCATCGACCCCACGTGTAGTTGGCGTCCTGTCCCCATCAAGTCGGACGTCCACATCAAGGAGGACCCCGACGGACCGCTGGCCAAGCGCTTCAAGACCATGAGCCCCAGTCAGATGACCATGCCCAACGTCATGGAGATGATAGCCCAGCTGggccctggccccgccccctaccCACCACACCCTGCTCAGCTCGGCGGGGGCAACGGGGGAGAGTACCCAGGTCCAG GCAATAGTTACCATGGCCACGGGAATTTTGACTTCCCCCACTGTAACCCCtcgggtggggctgggggtggaggaggcggaggtggAGCCCCCCCCATGAATGACTTCATGCATGGACCCCAGCTGTCCCACCCTCCAGATGgccccaggggcctcatgtcCCAGGACAAGACCCTGAACCACGGCATGCCTGACTCG ATGTGTCATCCTGATCAGTCCCATAGTTCCATGCAGCAGAGCTTGCACGCCCCCTCCCACCCCGGCAACCAATCAGCGCAGTCCTTACATCACAGTGGCCAGTCAGGGCATTCGCTTCATCACAGTGGCCACTCATCACAGCCCTCTCGCCAGGCCCCGCCTCAGCCTCAACAGCAGCCCAGCCAGAACAGCCACCCTCACGGCGATCTGAACTTTAACCCCTCCTCAGGGGTGGACGGGCAGATGGGTGGGCAGGGACCGCAAGACATGCCCGAGCCCTCGCTGGAT ctgctcccagagCTGGCCAACCCAGACGAGCTCCTGTCGTACCTGGACCCTCCCGACCTGCCCACCAACAGCAACGACGACCTCCTTTCCCTGTTTGAGAACAATTAA
- the zmiz1a gene encoding zinc finger MIZ domain-containing protein 1a isoform X2 — translation MNTLPSMDRHIQQTNDRLLCIKQHLQNPANFHTAATELLDWCGDPRAFQRPFEQSLMGCLTVVSRVAAQQGYDLDLGYRLLAVCAANRDKFTPKSAALLSSWCEELGRLLLLRHQKNRQNEPQGKVPMQPSMNSMKPGLTHSDGSFPYDSVPWQQNTNQPPGSLSVVTTVWGVTNTSQSQVLGNPMANSNNPMNPGANPMGSGMSGSGGGLSSPQFSGQQQQFPSKGGSSQAYMQQGMYGRPGYPGGGGYSGSYSGGPNAPPGGMGMPPHSRTPADFTQPAAAAAAAAVAAAAATATATATATVAAMQETQNKDMNQYGQMCSSFQMGPAQAYNSQFMNQPGPRGPPGGMNPASMGSPMNNPNMSGPPMGMNQTRAPGMGHFGSHGQRMPQQGYPSGPRQGIPMQGMKRPYPGEPNYGGQQYGPNGQFPPQQGPYPSSNPPRPMSSPNYPGQRMPGQQVQGQYGPGMTMGQYYKQEQFNGQNSNFSGAGYSYNQGNGPPRPGTYPHSPVPGNPTPPMTPGSGIPPYLSPNQDVKPPFPPDMKPNMAALPPPPPNVKRKVDVLSCSPLPANPNEELRLTFPVRDGVVLEPFRLEHNLAVSNHVFHLRPSVHQTLMWRSDLELQFKCYHHEDRQMNTNWPASVQVSVNATPLTIERGDNKTSHKPLHLKHVCQPGRNTIQITVTACCCSHLFVLQLVHRPSVRSVLQGLLKKRLLPAEHCITKIKRNFSSVVASSGNTTLNGEDGVEQTAIKVSLKCPITFRRIQLPARGHDCKHVQCFDLESYLQLNCERGTWRCPVCNKTALLEGLEVDQYMWGILNAIQNSEFEEVTIDPTCSWRPVPIKSDVHIKEDPDGPLAKRFKTMSPSQMTMPNVMEMIAQLGPGPAPYPPHPAQLGGGNGGEYPGPGNSYHGHGNFDFPHCNPSGGAGGGGGGGGAPPMNDFMHGPQLSHPPDGPRGLMSQDKTLNHGMPDSMCHPDQSHSSMQQSLHAPSHPGNQSAQSLHHSGQSGHSLHHSGHSSQPSRQAPPQPQQQPSQNSHPHGDLNFNPSSGVDGQMGGQGPQDMPEPSLDLLPELANPDELLSYLDPPDLPTNSNDDLLSLFENN, via the exons CCCTGCTGTCGTCGTGGTGTGAGGAGCTGGGCCGTCTTCTTCTGCTGCGTCACCAGAAGAACAGACAGAACGAACCGCAGGGCAAAGTCCCCATGCAGCCCAGCATGAACAGCATGAAACCAGGCCTCACgcacag CGATGGCTCCTTTCCCTACGACTCGGTTCCCTGGCAACAGAACACCAACCAGCCCCCTGGGTCGTTGTCCGTGGTTACGACAGTGTGGGGTGTGACTAACACGTCACAGAGTCAG GTACTAGGCAACCCTATGGCAAACAGCAACAACCCAATGAACCCTGGAGCGAACCCCATGGGCTCGGGTATGTCGGGCAGCGGAGGGGGGCTCAGCTCCCCCCAGTTCAgcgggcagcagcagcagttccCCTCCAAGGGGGGCTCCAGTCAGGCCTACATGCAGCAGGGCATGTATGGCAGACCTGGctaccctggaggagggggctaCAGCGGCAG TTACTCTGGGGGTCCCAACGCCCCTCCAGGAGGGATGGGTATGCCCCCCCACAGCCGCACCCCTGCTGACTTCACCCAACCAGCAGCGGCTGCCGCCGCTGCCGCCgttgccgccgccgccgccacgGCTACAGCCACGGCAACCGCCACCGTGGCAGCCATGCAAGAGACCCAGAACAAGGACATGAACCAATATGGACAG ATGTGTTCGTCGTTCCAGATGGGGCCAGCCCAGGCTTACAACAGCCAGTTTATGAACCAGCCGGGACCAAGAGGCCCCCCTGGGGGAATGAACCCAGCCAGCATGGGCTCTCCCATGAACAACCCCAACATGAGTGGGCCTCCCATGGGCATGAACCAAACTCGAGCCCCAGGCATGGGGCATTTCGGCAGCCACGGGCAAAGGATGCCCCAGCAAGGCTATCCCAGTGGGCCCAGACAGGGCATACCTATGCAAGGCATGAAGAGGCCCTACCCTGGAGAG CCAAACTATGGGGGTCAGCAGTACGGGCCCAACGGTCAGTTCCCTCCACAGCAAGGGCCCTACCCCTCATCTAACCCCCCCAGACCGATGTCCTCACCAAACTACCCCGGGCAGAGGATGCCAGGGCAGCAGGTCCAAGGGCAGTATGGTCCTGGCATGACCATGGGTCAATACTATAAG CAGGAGCAGTTTAATGGCCAGAACAGCAACTTCTCTGGTGCTGGATACTCCTACAACCAAGGCAATGGG cccCCCAGGCCTGGGACCTACCCCCACTCTCCCGTCCCGGGGAACCCTACACCACCCATGACCCCAGGAAGTGGCATCCCTCCATACCTGTCCCCCAACCAGGACGTCAAACCCCCgtttcctccagacatgaaACCAAATATGGCtgcactgccccctcctccaccaa ATGTGAAAAGGAAAGTTGAcgtcctctcttgctctccgcTCCCAGCCAACCCAAACGAGGAGCTGCGGCTGACCTTCCCGGTCCGCGACGGAGTGGTGTTGGAGCCCTTCCGTCTGGAGCACAACCTGGCCGTCAGCAACCACGTCTTCCACCTGCGTCCGTCCGTTCACCAGACTCTCATGTGGAG GTCAGACTTGGAACTACAGTTCAAATGTTACCACCATGAGGACAGGCAGATGAACACTAACTGGCCAGCCTCCGtccag GTCAGCGTCAATGCCACGCCCCTAACCATCGAGAGAGGAGACAACAAGACTTCCCATAAACCCTTGCACCTAAAGCATGTCTGTCAACCTGGTAGAAACACCATCCAGATCACCGTCACTGCCTGCTGCTGC tCCCACCTGTTCGTGCTGCAACTGGTCCACAGGCCGTCCGTCCGGTCggtcctccagggcctgctgAAGAAGAGGCTCCTGCCTGCGGAGCACTGCATCACCAAGA tcaaGAGGAACTTCAGCAGCGTAGTGGCCTCGTCGGGGAACACCACTCTGAACGGGGAGGACGGCGTGGAGCAGACCGCTATAAAAGTCTCGCTCAAGTGTCCAATCACCTTCAGACGCATCCAGCTGCCAGCCAGAGGCCACGACTGTAAACACGTCCAG TGCTTCGACCTGGAGTCCTACCTGCAGCTTAACTGTGAGAGGGGGACCTGGAGGTGTCCTGTATGCAA TAAAACGGCGTTGTtagaggggctggaggtggaccAGTACATGTGGGGCATCCTCAACGCAATCCAGAA TTCAGAGTTTGAGGAAGTCACCATCGACCCCACGTGTAGTTGGCGTCCTGTCCCCATCAAGTCGGACGTCCACATCAAGGAGGACCCCGACGGACCGCTGGCCAAGCGCTTCAAGACCATGAGCCCCAGTCAGATGACCATGCCCAACGTCATGGAGATGATAGCCCAGCTGggccctggccccgccccctaccCACCACACCCTGCTCAGCTCGGCGGGGGCAACGGGGGAGAGTACCCAGGTCCAG GCAATAGTTACCATGGCCACGGGAATTTTGACTTCCCCCACTGTAACCCCtcgggtggggctgggggtggaggaggcggaggtggAGCCCCCCCCATGAATGACTTCATGCATGGACCCCAGCTGTCCCACCCTCCAGATGgccccaggggcctcatgtcCCAGGACAAGACCCTGAACCACGGCATGCCTGACTCG ATGTGTCATCCTGATCAGTCCCATAGTTCCATGCAGCAGAGCTTGCACGCCCCCTCCCACCCCGGCAACCAATCAGCGCAGTCCTTACATCACAGTGGCCAGTCAGGGCATTCGCTTCATCACAGTGGCCACTCATCACAGCCCTCTCGCCAGGCCCCGCCTCAGCCTCAACAGCAGCCCAGCCAGAACAGCCACCCTCACGGCGATCTGAACTTTAACCCCTCCTCAGGGGTGGACGGGCAGATGGGTGGGCAGGGACCGCAAGACATGCCCGAGCCCTCGCTGGAT ctgctcccagagCTGGCCAACCCAGACGAGCTCCTGTCGTACCTGGACCCTCCCGACCTGCCCACCAACAGCAACGACGACCTCCTTTCCCTGTTTGAGAACAATTAA